The following proteins are encoded in a genomic region of Verrucomicrobiota bacterium:
- a CDS encoding transposase — protein sequence MEVTDAQWYRMRHHFPEEGEKKSKPGPKPVATRKILEAVVWILKTGAQWHMLPQSFPNYKMVHRRFQRWCDSEVLRNIFKDLANEARERDVQGYDEAYIDGMFVPARLGGEEVGFGYKGKGTKIMAIVDREGLPMNTTK from the coding sequence ATGGAAGTCACTGATGCTCAATGGTATAGGATGCGCCATCATTTTCCGGAAGAAGGTGAGAAGAAGAGCAAACCAGGGCCAAAACCCGTGGCGACGCGTAAGATTCTGGAGGCCGTAGTGTGGATCTTGAAGACAGGAGCGCAGTGGCACATGCTCCCGCAGAGCTTTCCCAACTACAAGATGGTGCATCGTAGATTCCAACGCTGGTGCGACAGCGAAGTATTGCGGAATATCTTTAAGGACTTGGCCAATGAAGCGCGAGAACGAGATGTCCAAGGCTACGATGAAGCCTACATCGACGGTATGTTCGTCCCAGCTCGATTGGGAGGAGAAGAAGTAGGCTTCGGCTACAAGGGCAAAGGAACCAAGATCATGGCTATCGTTGATCGCGAGGGGCTTCCAATGAACACCACGAAGTAA